A part of Aegilops tauschii subsp. strangulata cultivar AL8/78 chromosome 2, Aet v6.0, whole genome shotgun sequence genomic DNA contains:
- the LOC109767630 gene encoding probable 2-oxoglutarate-dependent dioxygenase AOP1, translated as MEITKVDLRGLEPGQPGWDEARDAVTASIVAHGCVVVHVQHVGLDEDIRQALFGRAMQEMFALPAEAKQRNSNNDMQYGGYIGQIPGMAYESMRIKDVTDAGHISDFAGLLWPQGNPAFCDTVGEFTKNAVSLEKTVTRMVLEGLGVRDEHALDSHRDQLCYSLRMSYYGICPEENTAKVSLPEHRDYGMTTTIVQHEVEGLEVQLKDGSWFAVPPEPDTVVIVAGELLNVVTNGRVRACLHRVRTPSNRERFSAVLGCMPTQGSTVREMEQLVDEGHPLVYRPCDPYEYCAFQYSDEGRKSGDALKAFCGVAKDLDGPAV; from the exons ATGGAGATCACCAAGGTCGACCTTCGAGGGCTGGAGCCTGGCCAGCCAGGGTGGGACGAAGCCCGGGACGCAGTGACCGCGTCCATAGTGGCGCACGGCTGCGTCGTGGTGCATGTCCAGCACGTCGGGCTGGACGAGGACATCCGGCAGGCGCTGTTCGGCCGCGCCATGCAGGAGATGTTCGCGCTCCCCGCGGAGGCCAAGCAGCGCAACTCCAACAATGACATGCAGTACGGAGGGTACATCGGGCAGATACCCGGCATGGCGTACGAGAGCATGCGCATCAAGGACGTCACCGACGCCGGCCACATCAGCGACTTCGCCGGTCTGCTCTGGCCGCAGGGCAACCCCGCCTTCTG TGACACGGTTGGGGAGTTCACCAAGAATGCTGTCAGCCTGGAGAAGACGGTGACGAGGATGGTCTTGGAAGGCCTCGGTGTCCGAGACGAACACGCCCTCGACTCGCACCGCGACCAGCTCTGCTACAGCTTGAGGATGTCCTACTACGGCATCTGCCCGGAGGAGAACACGGCCAAGGTGAGCCTGCCGGAGCACCGTGACTACGGCATGACCACCACCATCGTGCAGCACGAGGTTGAGGGCCTGGAGGTGCAGCTCAAGGACGGAAGCTGGTTCGCCGTGCCTCCTGAGCCGGACACGGTCGTCATCGTCGCCGGCGAGCTACTCAAC GTGGTGACCAACGGACGGGTGCGGGCCTGCCTCCACCGTGTCAGGACGCCGAGCAATCGGGAGCGCTTCTCCGCGGTGCTAGGTTGCATGCCCACCCAAGGCTCCACGGTGCGGGAGATGGAGCAGCTCGTCGACGAGGGCCACCCTCTGGTCTACCGTCCCTGCGATCCCTACGAGTACTGCGCCTTCCAGTACTCGGACGAAGGCCGCAAATCCGGCGACGCGCTCAAGGCTTTCTGCGGAGTAGCTAAAGATCTAGATGGACCAGCTGTGTGA